The nucleotide sequence GGCTATCTGGGCATAGAATTTCTGGAAATGGCTTCTGGGCACAAAAACAAGCTGATGAGATTCATCAGAGGTGAGGCGCTTCCTCCCTAGTGAGCATCTTTGTTCGTAAGGGAAAAATATGGGCAGATACAGCCCCTGGGTCCAAATCATGGAAATCAAGATGCCAGCAGTATTCTAACCTTGCGCTCCTGACGAGTGGTTCTCTCACCCAAGGAGCTTCCGCAATGCACACAGAGGTATTCATGTAACTCTCCGTCCGGTAGAATCAGTAGAAGCCTCTCTCTTACGGGCATGGCTGCTTTGCACTTGGGGCAATACAACTCCGAGGCCGAAAGCCCTGTATCGGTTCGAGATGAGGCAGCCCTTTTGTTTCCTGAAGGAGTCTGCACGAGACCCATTGCTTTGAAATAAGGCTTTCCTTCCTTCATAGCCAAGCCTCCCATGACAGCTTTTTATCACTTTAAAAATTGGCCCCCTTTTGTGTCAAGCAGGCAAGCAAAAAAATAACAGATCTCTAGCCCGGATTATTCCTCAGGGTGGGTGAGTCTGAAGACCACACCCCCAAGCTCCCGACACATAGAACTTCTTTGATTCCCAGAGATGGGAAGGCTTTGCCTCTGGTCAGGAGTCTCAAGAGGCCTGTTCTTCTTGCCTTGAGTATTATAAGAAGGGGATGAGAAGGATCAATCCACCGCAAATATCTGGGAGCAGAATCAAGCCTGGGAACAAGATTTTAGAGGTGTACCCAGGCATTTGAATCAGAGAATCGCCTTGACCTGATGAGGGTTTGAGGAATAATCTATTCTTTAAGTCCGGCCCCTGAGGCTGGTATTTTTTTGTTATTTTGGAGGCCCATCATTGAGAAAGATATTTTTTTGTTACTTGGCTTGGCTATTTCTTCTGGGGAATTCCTCTGCCAGCGCCACTGGAGCCTATAAATATCAGTTGCCTTCCAATTCAGTATCGCCTCAAAACTGGGAAACTGTGATCGGGGTGGTCCGAGGCCACACAGTCCAAGAAGGAGAGACTTTTCTTGATATAGCCAGGAATTACGGGCTTGGCTTCAATGAGATGGAAATCCTTTACCCCACTATAGATCCCTGGATCCCTAGGGTGGGAACCAGGCTATTGATTCCTACCCAGTGGGTCCTTCCTCCCACGGAAAAGCAGGGAATAGTCATAAACGTTCCAGAGATGAGACTCTATCTGTTTTACCCCAAGACACAAATGGTGCGCACTTATCCCATAGGCATTGGAGATGTGGATTTTGAAACCCCTTTGGGCACGTATCATGTTGTGTCCAGGCAGGTTAACCCGTCTTGGACAGTGCCCAAGTCCTTGAGAGAAAAATATGGTGTTTCTTTCATGCCCCCCGGGCCCGAAAACCCCCTGGGCAGCCGCTGGCTGGGGCTTTCCAGAAAAGGATACGGTATCCACGGAACAGATTTTCCATGGTCAGTGGGAAGATTGGTTACCCACGGCTGCATACGTCTCTATCCAGAGCACATGGAGCACTTGTTCAACCAGGTGGAGGTGAAGACTCTGGTGGAGATAATCTACGAGCCCGTCAAGGTAGGGTTCAAAGGCGGAGATATATATTTGGAGGTGCACCCTGACCCGTATAAGAAAATAAAAAACTTAAGAGAGCATGCCCGCAAGCTCATTCAACACATGGGAATAGTGGCTCTCGTCTCCACCAGCGACCTAGAGGCGGTCCTGGACCACACAAATGGTGTACCCGTCAAGATTGGATCTCTAAAGTACAAAGACCCAAATATCACACTCAAGACCACTCCAATCAAAACCGTGACAGGACAAAAGAAGAACTGACACGCACAATTTGTTCTGACTGTTCCCAGGATGGCTCACCATGGAGCCCACCCCCAGGGCCATGGACCTGTATCCATTTTTGAGGCCTGAACCGCGAAGACCTCATAGGGAAAATGAAGCTGCATTTGAGCATAAATCGTGCACTCCGGCACATCTTCAACTCGGGCCTCATTGCTCACCAATGAATAATAGTGCCCCTTAGGAGTCCATGAAGCTCTGGGTGGTTCACCTCCCAAGAATGCCAGACTACTCAATTCGTGGTCCCTGCCCTTCCTCAAGCCCGCTCCAGCCGAACCAATGTTTCTTTTACCTGGGACAGTAGCGACAAATCTGAGGTGATCCGCCCCACCGGACACACAGGACTATAAGCCCGACATTCACCAGCGCGGCTCACGGGAGTGGGCCCCCAAAATATGCACAAGGCAGGTCCCATGGGCCAGTACGCTAGGGTTCCGGGTTCTACCACATCCTGCTGATCCCCCTGTGGCAATTCCCAAGGAAGGTAGAAATATAGCTCATCACCCCAGCGACTCGCCTGGCCGGAAACCGGCAATCTCTCCCAGAGGGCCGAGCCCGTTGAAGTACGGTTCAGCTGCCCGCTAAAGACCTCAGAACCCACAAATATACGAACAGCCCTTGCATCTTTATCTTTGGATTCCACCACTTTAACCCCCGACTCTCCCTTGCCAAGTTGCTTTTCGTTATTTTTTAAAAACCAGAGGTCTTGGGCTGGGCCCTCCCCCTTTTTACTCAGACCCCGGCCAGATCAAAAATCAAGCTGTTTTTGATCATTAAGGGTCTTGTACTGCAAAGTTCGAAACTGCCAGATATTAGATTTGGTAAAAAATGTTCCCCAAACAATCCAAGCCAGGAGGCTACTTCTTGGCCTTCTTGGCTTTGGCAAGCCTTTCTCCAAGGCCTTTTGCTTTGGCAATCTCACGCCTCTTTGCAGAAAGAGTTTTGGAACTAAGACTCTGGCGCATGGGAATGGAGTGCTTTTTCTTGTATTCCTTGGGAGTCAGATTGTGGGTTTGAAGGTGCTTGGCGGACAGTTGTCGAAATTCCCTTCCGCATTCCAGGCAGATCACTTTGCTTCGCTTTATTGAAGCCAATCCCGACACTGCTGGAACTTCTTCTGTTTTCAATGTCTTTTCTTCTTGCGCCTGAACCCATCTGAGGGACTTGTAAAGCTTTTTTATGGCATCTGTCATATCGTCGGCGCTCATCTGGGCATGGGAAGCCTGAGCTTTCAATATTTCCACGGTCATCTCCAAGAGGTTTCTCTCAGCCATTTTATCCTTTCTCCTTTCTCTTCCAGGCTTATTCTCCGGCCAGCTCCTGCCGGGCACTTACCCACTTCAATCAGCGCACAATCAATGTCCTAAAGTATTACCGGATATCTCTCTACACTTACAGCTTTGCCTGATGAGAAACAGGCTGCTCTTAATCACTCGAAAAAGATATACTGAATTTGGAGTTTAGACTCCAGCTTGCCAGGCTTGGCTAAGAAACCAAGACCACAGTTCCTGCTGAAGCGATATCATTCTAGTTGGCTGTACAAAAAGATGCAAGCCAAAAAAAGGCTTATGAATCCATAAGCTGTCTTGAGCAAAAGAAATGGGTTGGTTAATTCCATGCGCCATGGCTATTCCAAACAAGAAATTGTAGACTTCTTGTGAAAGACAAACATATTGTAAGCCCTGTCAAATGGTCTGTAAGCCTCCCTCGGCCAATATTCTCAGGGAATCTTTTTTATTTGGAATACCTGGAATCCATGAAAGAAGTCTATGCTATCTTTAGCCCTCGGAGGTTAAATCCCAGATCAGCCTCAGAATTAAGAACCCATGGGGTCTCGGGTCAGTGATTTGGTTTGCATGATCATCTTGGGAACATAGCCTCCTGATCAACTCGTGGAGGGCTCCAGGTAAGCTCAACTGCTTGATATGAAGTCATCTGTGGGATAAGATCCCTTAAACGGAGCGCATTGCACAGGGGGTGGCGTTATGAAGGTGGCCGATGTGATGACCAGGAATCCTCGAGTCATTGATCCTGAGGCGCCCATTCGCCAGGCCTTACGCCTTCTTCGGGAAGGCGGTTTTCGCAGGCTTCCTGTAGTGCAGGATAAAGAGCTGGTGGGTATTATAAGTGAGAGGGATCTCAGGCAGGCCATGAACACTCCAGTATTGCTCCATGAGAGAAAGCAGGATGATTATATATTGGATAATGTCAAGGTCGGCACCTGTATGAGTAGCCAGGTCTACACATTGAGCCCGGAGGACTCCCTGAGCAAGGCAGCAGCTCTCATGAAAGAGAAAAAGGTTGGGGGATGTCCTGTAATCCATAGGGGTGAACTGGTAGGGATCATAACTGAATCCGACCTGCTGGATTACCTGGTTCGATCCATTGAGGCAGGAAGGTTGTTGTGAAGCCCAGGTTGTCTTGGCCAGGTGGGATCAACAACGTTGGGGAGGATGGAGTGAGACGCAAGAGCATAATGAGCATTAAGGTTTTGCTTTTGGTGCTCCTTGCCTTTGGGGCAGGAGTTCTGGCCAGTGGGGATGGGCTCAGGCGGGTCTTGGCTCTGCCCAAAGAGAATCCTGACCGATACGAAAAGCTCAAGATATTCACGGACGTGTTGGCCTACGTGGAGCGCAACTATGTGGAAAAGGTGGGCACTGAAAAGCTCATATACGGTGCCATCCAGGGAATGTTGCAATCCTTGGATCCCCATTCCTCTTTCATGAGCTCAGACGTATTCAAGGAGCTACAGGTCGAGACCAAAGGAAGTTTCGAGGGGCTTGGAATCGAGATAACAGTGCGTGATGGAGTCCTCACGGTGGTCTCTCCCATAGATGACACCCCGGCCTTCAGGGCTGGTCTCAAGGCAGCAGACCAGATATTGAGGATCGATGGTGAACTCACCAAGGACATGCCCCTCATGGAAGCCATAAAACGTCTGAGAGGCCCCAAAGGGACCAAAGTAACATTGACCATAATGCGAAAGGGCTGGACTGAACCCAAGGAGTTTCAAATTACCAGAGACGTGATCCCCATAGCCAGCGTCAAGTACGAGAAACTGCAGGACAACCTGGGCTACATCCGGATCAAGAGCTTCCAGGAAAGCACCGCCCAGGACTTGGAGAAGGCCCTGCGCGATTTGGAGGGAGTGCCCGGAGGATTGAGGGGGTTGCTCCTGGACCTGAGAAACAACCCCGGAGGCCTACTGCCCCAAGCCATAGAAGTGGCGGATAAGTTCATAGGCGAAGGGCTCATCGTGTACACAGAGGGACGTCAGGAGCGCAAGGAGTATAGGGCTCACCAGGAAGGCACTCGCTCCAACTTCCCAATGGTTGTCTTGGTAAACGGTGGCAGTGCCAGCGCTTCCGAGATAGTGGCCGGTGCCCTCCAGGATCATAGAAGAGCCCTTTTGTTGGGAAGTCCCACCTTTGGCAAAGGATCTGTTCAGTCCATTTACGGCCCACTGGAAGACGGCTCAGGACTCAGGCTGACTGTGGCTCTTTACTACACTCCCAAAGGCCGCAACATCCAGGCCAAAGGCATAGTACCGGATGTGCGTGTTGAGGAGGATGAGTGGGAGTACAAGCCCTCAGGCAAGAGGGTAGTCAGGGAGAAAGATCTGAGTCGCCACCTGGAGACAACTAAGGAGAAGGAGGATAAGTCTGCCAAGGAAGCAGAAGGTGGGCTGGCAGAAGAGCATCTGAAGGACATACAGTTCTTGAGAGGGTTGGAGCTGCTCAAGGGCCTGACCCTTTTTCAGAGCACTGGGGCTGCTCGTTCCCCTTGAGCTGGGCCAGCCTCAACGGATTCAGTGGGCAGCCTGCCCTGGGGTCTCAGGCCCCAAGGCAGGCTATTGAATCGATTCATGGTACTTAAACACCTCTTGTAAACATGACTCCCAGGCGTAAAGGGCGTGGCTCCAGCCCAAGAAAGCGCAACTTGCCTGTCAGAAACCTTTTCTTGATGGCGTTTTTGGCAGGCCTGGGCGTCTTGGGAGGTATCTGGCTTTCCCCCCATAGGTCAGGCAAACCCGTTGGTATGGTCAAGGCCCCAGTGCCTAGCCTGGATTCGGGTTCTGGGCTCGGGGATTGGGCATGGATAAATGCCAGACTGAAAGTTCTATGGGAGGACTTGGGAATTCCCCAAGAAAATATTGTCTCCATAGGGTCTGATTCCTCAACCCAGATGCTGCCTGCCAACCTGGAAGTCAGGCTCCCCAAAAATGTTTCTCTGGGCTCGGCCAGCAGGGCTCTTGAGGCTTTGGCAAGAGATCCTGCAGCTAGGCTTGAGATCCGCTGGGAAAAGGAAGAAAACACAGCCCGAACGGCAGTCATAAACCTCAACGGTTCCAAGGCCCTCACCATCTTACTATTGGAGGAGCCTGCACCCATGGCCCAGGGACTTGGAAGGGAGCCCAAGATAGCCATCATCATGGATGATGTGGGTCAAGACCAACGGGCTTTCAGGCAATTGATGGAGCTGGGAATACCCCTTACCTTGTCCATTCTCCCAGCGGGGGCACAGGCTCAGGAAATGGCCAGGGAGGCCAATTCCAGGGGATTGGAAGTGATGTTACACATACCTATGGAACCCAAGGACTATCCCTCCCGTAAACCAGGACCTCATGCCCTCATGGTCTCCATGGATGGTCAGCAAATCGCCAGGTTGATCCAATACCAGCTGGAGCTGTTCCCACAGGCCTCGGGAGCCAACAACCATATGGGCTCAAAGCTGACAGAGGACCTTCAACATATGTCCACCTTGATGGATGTGCTGGCCAAGAGGTCCATGTACTTCGTGGACAGCCTTACCAGCCCGCACTCCGTGGCCTATAGCGTGGCCACCCAAAAGGGATTGAAGGCTTACAGAAGAGACGTGTTCCTAGACAACATCAAGAACCCCGAAGGAATAAGGGAACAGTTCCAAGTTGCCATGAGCTTGGCCAAGAAAAAGGGGCATGCCCTGGCCATATGCCATCCTTATCCAGAAACCCTGGCCTTGCTCCCGGAACTGTACAGGTCCTGCCTGGCCCAGGGGATCCGTTGGGTCAAGGTATCCGAGCTTTCGGGGGAATTCCTGGGGCAGAGTGCTCCATTGGCCTCCAGGAAACCACCGTGAGGTCTTAAACATTATGTCAGAGTCACCAGCCAGAAGAACTTACAAGATAGTGGACTGTCACGTACATGTTTTTCCAGAGGAGTTTTGCAGGCAGAGGGAGAAGCTATGCCTCAAGGACCCAGGATTTGCATCCATCTATGGAGATCCCAGGGCCAAGATGGCAACTGCCCGGGAAATCCTAGAGCAGATGGAGCAGCTCGGGACGCAGGCAACAGTGCTATTCGGATTCCCCTGGCGGGATCAAGGCCTTTGTAGATTCCACAACGACTACATCCTGGAACTGTCCAATTCTGGTGGGAAGAAACTCGTGGGGCTGGGCTGCATTTCCCCTGCTTTGGGCCGCAAAGGCTTTAAGGAGGCGGCCAGGTGCATGGAAATGGGTCTTAAAGGCATCGGAGAGATAGCCCTTTACGATGCAAAGGCCTCCCTTTTCAATCACTTCTTTATGTCCCTGGCCGAACTCCTGGTATGGCACTCTGCCCCCTTGGTGTTACACGTTACAGAAAGCGTGGGGCACACTTACCCTGGGAAGGACCGCACAGACTTAAGAGAGCTTTACCGCTGGGTGGTTGCACATCAGGAGTTGGATATGGTGTTGGCCCATTGGGGGGGCGGCATTCTTTTTTACGAACTCATGCCCGAAGTCAGAAGCGCATTCCAGAGGATACGTTACGACACCGCGGCATCCCCCTTTCTGTACACTCCAAAAATCTACAAGGTGGCCATTGACATACTGGGACCAACCAAGGTGATGTTTGGAAGCGATTTTCCCCTGATACGGCCGGCTCGCTATATCAAGGATTTGGAAGCTGTGGGGATTCCCAAGAAGGCCCTTAGGCGCATCTTGGGAGAAAACGCTGCCAGACTCTGGAAAATTCCCCTCACAGACAGAAAGGAGGCGCCATGAGCACAATAGTAGAGATCAGAGGCAGGGAAATCCTGGATTCCAGAGGGAATCCCACCCTGGAAGTTGAGGTGGCATTGGAAACAGGAGAGATAGGTAGAGCATCTGTTCCTTCCGGGGCCTCTACGGGCAAACACGAAGCTTTGGAGTTGAGAGATGGGGATCCCAAGCGCTATTCGGGCAAGGGAGTGCTTAAGGCCGTGGAAAGTGTAAATGGTGCCATAGCAGAGGAGCTGGTGGGCAGAGACGCCCTCGACCAGAGTGGTATTGACCGGGCCCTCATAGACCTGGATGGAACGGAAAACAAGTCCTCTTTGGGGGCCAACGCCATGTTGGGAGCCTCTTTGGCTTGTGCCAGGGCTGCAGCTGATTATTGTGGTTTGCCCTTGTACAGATACATAGGGGGTGTTGCTGCCACCCTGCTTCCGGTCCCCATGATGAACGTACTCAACGGGGGTGCCCACGCGGACAACGGATTGGACATCCAGGAATTCATGATCGTACCTTTGGGAGCAGACTGTTTCAGAGAGGCCTTGCGCATGGGGGCTGAGGTCTTCCAGAAACTAAAGGGCGTGCTCAAGGCAAAGGGACTCAGCACCGCAGTGGGGGATGAGGGCGGATTTGCGCCTTTGGTTTCGAGCCATTGGGAGGCTCTGGATGCCATTTTGGAGGCCATTGAAAAGTCGGGTTATACCCCAGGGGATCATGTGGCTCTGGCTCTGGATCCAGCAGCCAGCGGGTTTTTTGAAAAAGGGAAATACGTGCTCATGAGTGAGGGGGGGCGTAGCCTAGGGAGTGAGGAGATGGTATCCATGTACGAGGAAATGGTTTCCCGTTACCCCATTGTTTCTATTGAGGACGGCCTGGCCGAGGAGGACTGGGAAGGGTGGCAAATTTTGACCAAGAGACTGGGGGACAAGATCCAGATCGTGGGAGACGACATCTTTGTGACCAATGTCAAGAGGATAACAGAAGGGATTCGAAAAAAGGTGGCCAATTCGGTCTTGATAAAATTGAACCAGATAGGAACTCTTACCGAGACGCTACAGGCAATAGAAAAGGCCCACAGGGCAGGCTATACCACCGTGGTTTCACATCGCTCCGGAGAGACCGAAGATACCACTATAGCGGATCTGGCTGTGGCTGCGCGCACTGGCATGATAAAGACTGGCTCTTTGAGCCGTTCAGAGCGAATAGCCAAATACAACAGGCTACTTAGAATAGAGGAGGAGCTTGGGACCACCGCAGAATTCCCGGGGAAGAATGCCTTTGCGGGAGCTCGTTGAAGTGGGTTGCCCTAAGGCTCATATGGATCCATACTGAAGTGTGTTTCTCAAAACTGTGGCGGCATGAAGCGCCATCCAAAGAGGGGGAGCCATGAAAGAAATAGTTCAAAAGGTAATAGACGAGATTCGCCCAGCCCTTCAGGCTGACGGCGGGGATGTTTCTTTGGTGGACGTGGGAGAGGATGGAGTCGTAAAGGTCAGACTTACAGGAGCATGCGGGGGCTGTCCCATGTCACAAATGACCCTGAAAATGGGTATCGAAAGAAGGCTAAAGGAAAAGGTACCCGGGGTTACCTCAGTGATCTCTGTTTGAGTTAAGAAGCAAAGGGCCGCGAGTGGGGGCAGTAAAAGCACCAATTGAGATTAGCCCAGCAGATGAGCCGGGTACCAGGTGGGATTGCATCTCAGATCATTCGGGGTTAGAAGATCTGGTCCTCCAGATCTTCTCACTCACCCCGGATCAAATTCTGGCCTGGGGACAGGTTCCCAAGGGTGGTCATTGGGGAACCCAGGTGGATCCAGATTCTGTTTTCACTCTTGACAAGCCACTGGTCGTGGGACCTGCCTGTATGGTCCGGATTACTCTGCCAGGTCAGAGAGGTGGCCTTTTCAGATTCACCTGGCTTGGAGAATGATCCAGACTAAGATATCATCAGAAAAAGCATTCCATGTGTCCATCGCGAAGAATTCACTCAGCCAACTCGGGAGCTGGCCATGACAAGGACCCGCCAATATGCCGAAATGATCGTCCGCATGGCGGATGGCACCATCAAGCAGATCAATCCTTTGACAGGACGGGAGTCCTGGTATGTGCCGGGGCGTGGTAACAGGCCGCTTCCCCATCATAAGCCGGATCAGCAAAAACCCATTGAAGTAAAGGAGGTAGAGGACTTTTGTAGCTTCTGCACATCGCGCTATTTTGAAACCCCTCCTGAAAAATCCAGACTTGTAAGAACCCAAAACGGTTATCGCACCCTTTACCGGCTATTGCCGCATCAACTCCACGAAACTAAACCACTTTTCCGACGTGTGGCAAACCTCTTCGAAATAGTGACCACAGAATACTGGGAAAAGAACTACGATTACACCCTCAGCCCGGAACTTCAGGCTTGGAAAGAAACTTATCTGAGCAACCCTGCAGGTCAGAAACATGCCTTTGGGGTGGTGGATGCCAAGCTTCGCATGATGGGTAAGAGTCCAGAGCAGATAGCGGCAGTGACCGACTTCCCCGAAAGGGAAAAGATGTGTGACGCCTTCTTCGGAGGAGGACATGAACTCATAGTGGCCGGACGCCATTACCGGGAA is from bacterium and encodes:
- a CDS encoding L,D-transpeptidase family protein; amino-acid sequence: MRKIFFCYLAWLFLLGNSSASATGAYKYQLPSNSVSPQNWETVIGVVRGHTVQEGETFLDIARNYGLGFNEMEILYPTIDPWIPRVGTRLLIPTQWVLPPTEKQGIVINVPEMRLYLFYPKTQMVRTYPIGIGDVDFETPLGTYHVVSRQVNPSWTVPKSLREKYGVSFMPPGPENPLGSRWLGLSRKGYGIHGTDFPWSVGRLVTHGCIRLYPEHMEHLFNQVEVKTLVEIIYEPVKVGFKGGDIYLEVHPDPYKKIKNLREHARKLIQHMGIVALVSTSDLEAVLDHTNGVPVKIGSLKYKDPNITLKTTPIKTVTGQKKN
- a CDS encoding cytoplasmic protein, yielding MKEGKPYFKAMGLVQTPSGNKRAASSRTDTGLSASELYCPKCKAAMPVRERLLLILPDGELHEYLCVHCGSSLGERTTRQERKVRILLAS
- a CDS encoding MucR family transcriptional regulator, which gives rise to MAERNLLEMTVEILKAQASHAQMSADDMTDAIKKLYKSLRWVQAQEEKTLKTEEVPAVSGLASIKRSKVICLECGREFRQLSAKHLQTHNLTPKEYKKKHSIPMRQSLSSKTLSAKRREIAKAKGLGERLAKAKKAKK
- a CDS encoding amidohydrolase family protein, which translates into the protein MSESPARRTYKIVDCHVHVFPEEFCRQREKLCLKDPGFASIYGDPRAKMATAREILEQMEQLGTQATVLFGFPWRDQGLCRFHNDYILELSNSGGKKLVGLGCISPALGRKGFKEAARCMEMGLKGIGEIALYDAKASLFNHFFMSLAELLVWHSAPLVLHVTESVGHTYPGKDRTDLRELYRWVVAHQELDMVLAHWGGGILFYELMPEVRSAFQRIRYDTAASPFLYTPKIYKVAIDILGPTKVMFGSDFPLIRPARYIKDLEAVGIPKKALRRILGENAARLWKIPLTDRKEAP
- a CDS encoding cyclophilin-like fold protein; translation: MESKDKDARAVRIFVGSEVFSGQLNRTSTGSALWERLPVSGQASRWGDELYFYLPWELPQGDQQDVVEPGTLAYWPMGPALCIFWGPTPVSRAGECRAYSPVCPVGRITSDLSLLSQVKETLVRLERA
- a CDS encoding CBS domain-containing protein — protein: MKVADVMTRNPRVIDPEAPIRQALRLLREGGFRRLPVVQDKELVGIISERDLRQAMNTPVLLHERKQDDYILDNVKVGTCMSSQVYTLSPEDSLSKAAALMKEKKVGGCPVIHRGELVGIITESDLLDYLVRSIEAGRLL
- a CDS encoding NifU family protein, which translates into the protein MKEIVQKVIDEIRPALQADGGDVSLVDVGEDGVVKVRLTGACGGCPMSQMTLKMGIERRLKEKVPGVTSVISV
- a CDS encoding divergent polysaccharide deacetylase family protein is translated as MPVRNLFLMAFLAGLGVLGGIWLSPHRSGKPVGMVKAPVPSLDSGSGLGDWAWINARLKVLWEDLGIPQENIVSIGSDSSTQMLPANLEVRLPKNVSLGSASRALEALARDPAARLEIRWEKEENTARTAVINLNGSKALTILLLEEPAPMAQGLGREPKIAIIMDDVGQDQRAFRQLMELGIPLTLSILPAGAQAQEMAREANSRGLEVMLHIPMEPKDYPSRKPGPHALMVSMDGQQIARLIQYQLELFPQASGANNHMGSKLTEDLQHMSTLMDVLAKRSMYFVDSLTSPHSVAYSVATQKGLKAYRRDVFLDNIKNPEGIREQFQVAMSLAKKKGHALAICHPYPETLALLPELYRSCLAQGIRWVKVSELSGEFLGQSAPLASRKPP
- a CDS encoding S41 family peptidase, which gives rise to MRRKSIMSIKVLLLVLLAFGAGVLASGDGLRRVLALPKENPDRYEKLKIFTDVLAYVERNYVEKVGTEKLIYGAIQGMLQSLDPHSSFMSSDVFKELQVETKGSFEGLGIEITVRDGVLTVVSPIDDTPAFRAGLKAADQILRIDGELTKDMPLMEAIKRLRGPKGTKVTLTIMRKGWTEPKEFQITRDVIPIASVKYEKLQDNLGYIRIKSFQESTAQDLEKALRDLEGVPGGLRGLLLDLRNNPGGLLPQAIEVADKFIGEGLIVYTEGRQERKEYRAHQEGTRSNFPMVVLVNGGSASASEIVAGALQDHRRALLLGSPTFGKGSVQSIYGPLEDGSGLRLTVALYYTPKGRNIQAKGIVPDVRVEEDEWEYKPSGKRVVREKDLSRHLETTKEKEDKSAKEAEGGLAEEHLKDIQFLRGLELLKGLTLFQSTGAARSP
- the eno gene encoding phosphopyruvate hydratase codes for the protein MSTIVEIRGREILDSRGNPTLEVEVALETGEIGRASVPSGASTGKHEALELRDGDPKRYSGKGVLKAVESVNGAIAEELVGRDALDQSGIDRALIDLDGTENKSSLGANAMLGASLACARAAADYCGLPLYRYIGGVAATLLPVPMMNVLNGGAHADNGLDIQEFMIVPLGADCFREALRMGAEVFQKLKGVLKAKGLSTAVGDEGGFAPLVSSHWEALDAILEAIEKSGYTPGDHVALALDPAASGFFEKGKYVLMSEGGRSLGSEEMVSMYEEMVSRYPIVSIEDGLAEEDWEGWQILTKRLGDKIQIVGDDIFVTNVKRITEGIRKKVANSVLIKLNQIGTLTETLQAIEKAHRAGYTTVVSHRSGETEDTTIADLAVAARTGMIKTGSLSRSERIAKYNRLLRIEEELGTTAEFPGKNAFAGAR